A single region of the Chryseobacterium culicis genome encodes:
- a CDS encoding M17 family peptidase N-terminal domain-containing protein — translation MKNTVKQSLVIATLAFSTLNFAQTTTTAPAKTTAIGTSKTWGTVDGISMVGLVQGPSSADAQLQVACVFEYTEGDIFNAQALPAKLNGLVHLDEALKGELTNIRKAGQFQGHSLETLLITPPAGSMSAKKLLLIGLGDRNKFTPDLMTSVGEVAAREAMRLGVTNFAFASDLKDAGIDSPTALVAGNVVRGIVHANRSENYLKEHKLSTTKKLEKVYLLAGPAFFETAGGGIADAISEAQKK, via the coding sequence ATGAAAAATACAGTAAAACAATCACTGGTAATTGCAACATTAGCATTCTCAACATTAAATTTTGCACAAACAACCACTACAGCACCTGCAAAAACAACAGCCATCGGAACATCCAAAACCTGGGGAACTGTAGACGGCATCTCCATGGTAGGATTGGTACAGGGACCTTCTTCAGCAGATGCCCAGCTTCAGGTAGCCTGTGTTTTCGAATATACAGAAGGTGACATCTTCAATGCTCAGGCATTACCTGCTAAATTGAACGGACTGGTTCACCTGGATGAAGCTTTAAAAGGAGAACTAACCAATATCAGAAAGGCTGGACAGTTTCAGGGACATTCTTTGGAAACCCTTTTAATTACACCTCCTGCAGGATCGATGTCTGCAAAGAAATTATTGCTGATCGGTTTAGGTGACCGCAACAAGTTCACACCAGATTTAATGACTTCCGTAGGAGAAGTAGCTGCCCGCGAAGCTATGAGATTAGGTGTTACCAATTTTGCCTTTGCCAGCGATCTGAAAGATGCCGGAATAGACTCTCCAACCGCTTTGGTAGCCGGAAATGTAGTAAGAGGAATTGTGCACGCCAACCGTTCTGAAAATTACCTGAAAGAACACAAATTATCCACCACCAAAAAATTAGAAAAAGTATACCTTCTGGCTGGCCCTGCCTTTTTTGAAACCGCAGGTGGAGGAATTGCTGATGCCATTTCAGAAGCTCAAAAGAAATAA
- a CDS encoding alginate export family protein has product MKKLIAIVLLLQIFIPLQLSAQFKLMRFDEEYAAYKDSAKTFYNSIKYIPIAENNNQYLSLGGEARLEFVDFNNEDWGRMDIGSNPFLIQRYNVHADLHLGSRVRIFGQVRSAWENGRKNGPRPIDEDHLNIQNLFIDVDILKNDKEKLTVRAGRQELDYGSGRLISVREGPNLRLYFDGLKFMYKRGNFRSDAFMMAASEISPGALDNTSSKSVNLWGSYNTWIIPKSGNLELYYLGIHRKDVRFEDGLSDENRHTFGGRFWKYGGGFIYNFEAAYQFGNFNKGNISAWTASADIGYMFENVKGKPTINLRNDYISGDSNKGDGTLGTFNPLYPKGGYFGFNPQIGPVNLIDIHPYATIDLGKKITVQADVVFNWRYSTQDGIYRPSGTLNLPSSNSKKKYIGTAFLGSFNYKINSFLTFNTGIQYFNTGAFINDVIDNPKDGLFINSRIVFKF; this is encoded by the coding sequence ATGAAAAAACTGATTGCCATTGTACTGTTACTGCAGATTTTTATTCCACTTCAGCTTTCTGCTCAGTTTAAGTTGATGAGGTTTGATGAAGAATATGCGGCATACAAAGACTCTGCAAAAACTTTTTATAACTCCATAAAATACATCCCGATTGCAGAAAACAATAACCAATATCTGTCATTGGGAGGAGAAGCAAGACTGGAATTTGTAGATTTTAATAATGAAGATTGGGGAAGAATGGACATTGGAAGTAATCCTTTTCTGATTCAAAGATACAATGTACATGCAGATCTGCATCTGGGCTCACGGGTAAGAATTTTCGGGCAGGTGAGAAGTGCATGGGAAAATGGAAGGAAAAATGGACCAAGACCGATTGATGAGGACCATCTGAATATTCAGAACCTCTTCATTGATGTCGATATCCTGAAAAATGATAAAGAAAAACTGACCGTACGGGCAGGAAGACAGGAATTGGACTATGGAAGCGGAAGATTGATCTCCGTAAGAGAAGGTCCGAATTTAAGACTCTATTTTGATGGATTAAAATTCATGTACAAAAGAGGAAATTTCAGATCTGATGCCTTTATGATGGCTGCCAGTGAAATCAGTCCCGGAGCATTGGATAATACATCTTCAAAATCAGTCAACCTTTGGGGAAGTTACAACACATGGATTATTCCCAAAAGCGGAAATCTGGAGCTGTATTATCTGGGGATTCACAGAAAAGATGTACGCTTTGAAGACGGACTTTCAGACGAAAACAGACATACTTTTGGCGGAAGATTCTGGAAATATGGCGGTGGCTTTATCTACAACTTTGAAGCAGCCTATCAGTTTGGTAATTTTAATAAAGGAAATATCAGCGCATGGACGGCTTCCGCAGACATCGGATATATGTTTGAAAATGTAAAAGGAAAACCAACCATCAATCTTAGAAATGATTATATCTCAGGCGACAGCAATAAAGGAGACGGAACATTAGGAACATTCAATCCTCTGTATCCGAAAGGTGGATATTTTGGATTTAATCCTCAGATCGGACCTGTAAACTTAATTGATATTCACCCCTATGCAACTATAGATTTAGGTAAAAAAATAACGGTGCAGGCAGACGTAGTTTTCAACTGGAGATATTCTACCCAAGACGGAATTTACAGACCCAGCGGAACATTAAACCTACCATCTTCAAACTCAAAAAAGAAATACATCGGAACGGCTTTCTTGGGAAGTTTTAATTATAAAATCAATTCATTTTTAACCTTTAATACAGGAATACAGTATTTCAACACCGGGGCTTTCATCAACGATGTCATCGATAACCCCAAAGACGGACTCTTTATCAACTCCAGAATTGTATTTAAGTTTTAA
- a CDS encoding DoxX family protein, which produces MKKIIHIITNTNPGGKLINIALLVFRVLLSVELIVAHGLKKIGVGVSEAEQVPNPLHLPEAFNNLFADAANLVFPVFVIFGFFTRIAVLPILAVTLTGYFILHWNDALLVKDTPFMYSLCYLFLLWMGSGKYSVDYYLTKKSS; this is translated from the coding sequence ATGAAAAAAATAATCCATATCATCACAAACACCAATCCGGGAGGAAAACTGATCAATATTGCACTTTTAGTTTTCAGAGTCTTACTTTCTGTAGAATTAATCGTAGCCCACGGATTAAAAAAAATAGGAGTAGGTGTTTCAGAAGCCGAGCAGGTTCCGAACCCGTTGCATCTTCCTGAAGCATTCAACAACCTTTTTGCGGATGCTGCCAATCTCGTATTTCCGGTATTTGTAATCTTTGGATTTTTCACAAGAATTGCTGTGTTACCAATCTTGGCTGTAACCCTTACAGGATATTTTATTCTCCATTGGAATGATGCATTACTGGTAAAAGATACTCCGTTTATGTACAGTTTGTGTTACCTGTTTTTATTATGGATGGGTTCAGGAAAATATTCAGTGGATTATTATTTAACAAAGAAATCATCATGA
- a CDS encoding amidohydrolase, with product MKLLNTLIFSAVLGTGILHAQKADMIITNGKITTMDDKNPEVQAVAIKDHKILQTGTNAQILKLKSSNTKVIDAKGNRVIPGLFDSHLHVIRGGRFYNTELRWDGVKSLKRALEMLKEQAQRTPKGQWVRVIGGWNEYQFEEKRLPTLAEINEATGDVPTFIMYLYGKAWLNKAGLQELNINGDTPNPAQGLIEKDNNGDPTGLLVAEPNAFILYSTLAKLPELKEEEKINSTLQYMTELNRLGVTAVMDAGGGFQNFPDDYGTTDQLNKEGKITVRLPYYLFAQKKGSELADYTKWIGMVEIDDHGHNDFNEIDYHVNGGGENLVSDGADFENFLFPRPELPATMEKNMKEVVSLLVKNKWPFRIHATYNESITRFLNVIEEVNKETPLNGLVWFIDHAETVTEDNMKRIKALGGGIAVQHRMAYQGESFIHRYGKKPALASPPVKKMLDMGIPVGLGTDGTRVASYNPWVALYWITTGKTIGGTQVMGKENTLDRKTALSLSTYGGYELIKDYQKGKIQKGYFADLTILDKDYFEVKDEEIKNITSKLTIVDGKVVYGDETYKTAAPAPLPVIPEWSPVKYYGGYQTK from the coding sequence ATGAAATTACTGAATACACTTATCTTTTCTGCGGTTTTAGGAACAGGAATACTCCATGCTCAGAAAGCAGACATGATCATTACCAATGGGAAAATTACCACAATGGATGATAAAAATCCTGAAGTACAGGCTGTAGCTATAAAAGATCATAAAATCTTACAAACCGGAACAAACGCCCAGATTTTAAAATTAAAAAGCAGCAATACAAAAGTCATTGATGCCAAAGGAAACAGAGTGATTCCAGGTTTGTTTGACAGCCATTTGCATGTGATCCGTGGAGGCAGATTTTACAATACAGAACTTCGCTGGGATGGTGTGAAATCTTTAAAAAGAGCGCTGGAAATGCTGAAAGAACAGGCGCAGAGAACCCCAAAAGGTCAATGGGTAAGAGTGATCGGAGGCTGGAATGAATATCAGTTTGAAGAAAAACGACTTCCCACACTGGCTGAAATTAATGAAGCCACAGGAGATGTTCCCACATTCATCATGTATCTTTATGGAAAAGCATGGTTAAACAAAGCAGGATTACAAGAACTGAACATCAACGGAGATACTCCAAATCCAGCACAGGGACTTATTGAAAAAGACAACAATGGAGATCCTACAGGATTATTGGTTGCAGAGCCTAACGCTTTCATCCTTTATTCAACATTGGCCAAATTACCGGAGTTGAAAGAAGAAGAAAAAATAAACTCAACCCTTCAATATATGACGGAACTGAACAGATTAGGGGTAACGGCTGTAATGGATGCAGGAGGAGGATTCCAAAATTTTCCTGACGATTATGGAACAACAGATCAGCTGAACAAAGAAGGAAAAATTACCGTTCGCTTACCTTACTATTTATTTGCTCAAAAAAAAGGGTCTGAACTTGCAGATTATACCAAATGGATAGGAATGGTAGAGATTGATGATCATGGCCACAATGATTTTAATGAAATAGATTACCATGTGAACGGAGGTGGTGAAAACCTGGTTTCTGATGGTGCCGATTTTGAAAACTTCCTTTTTCCAAGACCAGAACTTCCCGCTACCATGGAAAAAAATATGAAAGAGGTTGTAAGTCTTCTGGTAAAAAATAAATGGCCTTTCAGAATTCATGCTACCTATAATGAAAGCATCACAAGATTTTTAAATGTCATTGAGGAAGTCAACAAAGAAACTCCTTTGAACGGATTAGTCTGGTTTATTGATCACGCAGAAACCGTTACTGAAGACAATATGAAAAGAATCAAAGCTTTGGGCGGAGGGATTGCAGTACAGCACAGAATGGCGTATCAAGGGGAAAGTTTCATCCACAGATATGGTAAAAAGCCGGCTTTAGCTTCTCCTCCCGTGAAAAAAATGCTTGACATGGGAATTCCCGTAGGATTGGGAACAGACGGAACAAGAGTCGCAAGCTACAATCCATGGGTGGCTTTATACTGGATCACAACAGGAAAAACCATCGGAGGAACTCAGGTGATGGGAAAAGAAAATACGCTGGACAGAAAAACAGCCTTATCCCTTTCTACTTATGGCGGTTATGAATTAATAAAAGACTATCAGAAAGGAAAAATACAAAAGGGATATTTTGCAGACCTTACCATTTTGGATAAAGACTATTTTGAGGTTAAGGATGAAGAAATTAAAAATATTACTTCAAAACTAACCATCGTAGACGGAAAAGTAGTGTACGGAGATGAAACCTACAAAACAGCCGCACCAGCACCGCTTCCTGTCATTCCGGAATGGTCACCCGTAAAATATTACGGAGGCTATCAGACAAAATAA
- a CDS encoding hydrolase, producing MKKLILSFAAGLLSFTASAQNPGKSLLNPTNHAVVLIDHEGQMAFATKSISMEELRNNVALVAGGSKIFNVPTVVTTVAEKSFSGPVFPEISEVYPEATSGYIDRTTMNTWEDTNAHKAITGKNKKKLVFAGLWTSVCIVGPVLSAIDEGYDVYVVTDASGDISKEAHDQSITRMVQAGAHPITSVQYVLELQRDWARKETYKPVNDLMKKHGGAYGIGIQYAQEMLKH from the coding sequence ATGAAAAAATTAATCCTATCATTTGCAGCTGGTTTATTATCATTCACAGCATCAGCTCAAAACCCTGGAAAATCATTATTAAACCCTACCAACCATGCCGTAGTATTGATTGATCATGAAGGCCAAATGGCTTTTGCAACAAAGAGCATCAGCATGGAAGAACTGAGAAATAATGTAGCACTGGTAGCCGGAGGATCAAAAATATTTAATGTTCCTACAGTGGTAACAACGGTGGCAGAAAAATCATTCAGCGGACCTGTTTTCCCTGAAATTTCAGAAGTATATCCTGAAGCAACAAGCGGCTATATAGACAGAACGACAATGAATACCTGGGAAGATACTAACGCTCACAAAGCCATCACAGGAAAAAATAAAAAGAAACTGGTTTTTGCAGGATTATGGACAAGTGTATGTATTGTAGGCCCTGTATTATCAGCTATTGATGAAGGGTATGATGTATATGTGGTAACAGATGCTTCAGGGGATATCTCCAAAGAAGCGCATGATCAGTCAATCACCCGTATGGTTCAGGCAGGAGCACACCCAATTACTTCTGTTCAGTATGTGTTGGAGCTGCAGAGAGACTGGGCAAGAAAAGAAACGTACAAACCAGTTAATGATCTGATGAAAAAACACGGAGGAGCTTACGGTATAGGAATTCAGTATGCTCAGGAAATGTTAAAACATTAA
- a CDS encoding pirin family protein: protein MDRKDFLKKGLLGTGMFVASASLASAMKNDIDEIEPLEPIGYNHLPNTESKIKENSVIHRADSRGKADHGWLLSQHTFSFANYHNPERMHFGVLRVLNDDKVEAGRGFGTHPHDNMEIISIPLEGDLEHKDSMGNTAVIRSGDIQVMSAGTGIMHSEFNKNSDKLVKFLQIWIYPKKRNVTPRYDQITLDKTKGHNTFQQILSPNADDEGVWIHQDAWIHLGTFDQNKETLYQIRKNGNGIYVFILKGSAEIGGEILEERDGFGVWDIQDINIKAIKEGTEILVMEVPMTM, encoded by the coding sequence ATGGACAGAAAAGATTTTTTAAAAAAAGGATTACTGGGAACAGGAATGTTTGTCGCATCAGCTTCTCTGGCAAGCGCTATGAAAAATGATATCGATGAGATTGAACCATTAGAACCGATCGGATACAATCACCTTCCTAATACAGAATCAAAAATAAAAGAAAATTCTGTAATCCACAGAGCAGACTCAAGAGGGAAAGCTGACCACGGATGGCTGTTGAGCCAGCACACTTTCAGTTTTGCCAACTATCATAATCCTGAAAGAATGCATTTCGGAGTATTGAGAGTCCTGAACGATGACAAAGTGGAAGCAGGCAGAGGTTTTGGAACACATCCTCACGACAATATGGAAATCATCAGTATTCCTTTAGAAGGTGATCTTGAACATAAAGACAGCATGGGAAATACGGCAGTGATCAGAAGTGGAGATATTCAGGTGATGAGCGCAGGAACGGGAATCATGCACAGTGAATTCAACAAAAACAGTGATAAGCTGGTAAAATTCCTTCAAATCTGGATTTATCCTAAAAAAAGAAATGTAACTCCAAGATATGATCAGATCACTTTAGACAAAACAAAAGGTCACAATACATTTCAACAGATTCTTTCTCCCAATGCAGACGATGAAGGAGTATGGATTCATCAGGATGCGTGGATTCATTTGGGAACTTTTGATCAGAACAAAGAAACGCTTTATCAGATCAGAAAAAATGGAAACGGCATTTATGTTTTTATTCTTAAAGGAAGCGCAGAAATAGGTGGAGAAATTTTAGAAGAACGTGATGGATTTGGAGTCTGGGATATTCAGGATATTAATATCAAAGCCATTAAAGAAGGTACGGAAATCCTTGTAATGGAGGTACCAATGACCATGTAA
- a CDS encoding Crp/Fnr family transcriptional regulator, whose translation MFENIIKNITRFISITPEEEKIFTDLLACQSFPKKTVLLREGEICQFEGYIHKGCVRMYCLDDNGSEVTLLFAIEDWWISDIASFQEQKPSKVYIETLEDSEIYMLNPATKEKLLQEIPKFERVFRMLVQRNLATLQSRLVNTISKTASDRYLEFIKVYPSIPQRVAQYYIASYLGVSKEFVSTIRKRLASKEK comes from the coding sequence ATGTTCGAAAATATCATCAAAAATATTACAAGATTTATCTCCATTACTCCCGAAGAAGAAAAAATATTTACAGATCTGCTTGCCTGTCAGTCGTTTCCCAAGAAAACGGTTTTACTCAGAGAAGGAGAAATCTGTCAATTTGAAGGATATATTCACAAAGGATGTGTGAGAATGTACTGTTTGGATGATAACGGCTCCGAAGTTACGCTTCTGTTTGCCATTGAAGACTGGTGGATCAGTGATATTGCTTCATTTCAGGAGCAGAAACCCTCTAAAGTTTATATCGAGACTCTCGAAGATTCTGAAATCTATATGTTGAATCCTGCAACCAAAGAAAAATTACTTCAGGAGATCCCTAAATTTGAAAGAGTTTTCAGAATGCTGGTTCAAAGGAATCTTGCCACTTTACAAAGCAGACTGGTCAATACGATCTCTAAAACTGCTTCAGACAGATACCTTGAATTTATCAAAGTATATCCTTCAATTCCACAAAGAGTAGCACAATATTATATTGCGTCTTATCTCGGCGTTTCAAAAGAATTTGTAAGTACCATCAGAAAACGCCTTGCTTCAAAGGAGAAGTAA
- a CDS encoding Na+/H+ antiporter, whose product MHEQLLLILGLLLLVMLLVMLAQRIKIAYPIFLVLAGLGISLIPGVPVLKLDPDIIFLIFLPPLLYEAAWYTSWNDFWKWKRPISLLAFGLVFLTSLVVAYTSQMLIPGFTLALGFLLGGIVSPPDAVAATTVLKGLKVPKRTIAILEGESLINDASSLIVFRFALAAVMTGAFSMHEATGQFFLVAGMGVVIGIAGAHIFYAIHRFLPTTPAIDAALTVMTPYILFLSAEHFHFSGVMAVVSGGLFMSFRAHEIFKTGTTRINMTGVWNTLIFVMNALVFVLIGLELPDIINGLGEVSLMEGIKYGLIISLIVIVVRLLWIYPVAHLPRWFSEKARRDPSPGWKNPLIIGWAGMRGVVSLATALSIPVMMNTQAEFPMRNLIIFITFVVIFVTLVFQGLTLPLIIKLTKIGEIDAILPSHEQQAGIQMRLDRLAVHKLDQEYNDAVNNNNLLENLKKALENDIKLHQNHLSSIEMCTNRQNDMAEYHKVMLDIFALQRKELFKMKREKLFSDDEIRKAESQLDLNELKITGNKHL is encoded by the coding sequence ATGCACGAACAACTACTCTTAATATTAGGTCTTTTATTACTGGTCATGCTGCTGGTTATGCTGGCGCAGCGGATTAAAATTGCCTATCCTATCTTTCTGGTTCTTGCCGGATTAGGAATCAGTCTTATTCCGGGGGTACCTGTTTTAAAACTGGATCCAGATATTATATTTTTAATTTTTTTACCTCCTCTTTTATACGAAGCAGCCTGGTATACCTCATGGAATGATTTCTGGAAATGGAAACGTCCCATCAGCCTTTTGGCTTTTGGACTGGTATTTCTGACTTCTCTGGTCGTTGCTTATACTTCACAAATGCTGATTCCGGGTTTTACACTGGCATTAGGTTTTTTATTGGGAGGAATTGTTTCGCCTCCTGATGCAGTTGCCGCTACCACAGTTTTAAAGGGGTTAAAAGTTCCAAAACGTACAATTGCTATACTGGAAGGAGAAAGTTTGATTAATGATGCCTCTTCACTTATTGTTTTCAGATTTGCTCTGGCAGCAGTAATGACAGGTGCTTTTTCAATGCATGAAGCAACAGGACAGTTTTTTCTGGTAGCAGGAATGGGTGTAGTCATAGGAATTGCAGGAGCTCATATTTTCTATGCCATTCACCGTTTTTTACCTACAACACCAGCCATTGATGCGGCTCTTACCGTAATGACTCCTTATATTTTATTTCTCTCAGCGGAACATTTTCACTTTTCAGGAGTGATGGCAGTGGTAAGCGGAGGATTGTTTATGTCTTTCCGTGCTCATGAAATTTTTAAAACAGGAACCACAAGAATTAACATGACAGGAGTCTGGAACACCCTTATTTTTGTGATGAATGCTCTGGTTTTTGTATTAATAGGGCTCGAACTTCCGGATATCATCAATGGATTAGGGGAAGTTTCTTTGATGGAAGGAATCAAATATGGTTTAATTATCAGTTTGATTGTCATTGTCGTACGTTTGTTGTGGATTTATCCTGTGGCTCATCTTCCAAGATGGTTCAGTGAAAAAGCCCGTCGAGATCCAAGTCCGGGATGGAAAAATCCCTTGATTATAGGCTGGGCTGGAATGAGAGGAGTGGTTTCTCTGGCAACAGCCCTTTCAATTCCGGTTATGATGAATACTCAGGCAGAATTCCCGATGAGAAACCTGATCATTTTTATCACATTTGTAGTCATTTTTGTGACCCTGGTATTTCAGGGACTCACCTTGCCTTTAATTATTAAATTGACCAAAATAGGAGAGATTGATGCTATTCTTCCTTCCCACGAACAGCAGGCAGGAATTCAGATGAGGTTGGATAGGCTTGCCGTTCACAAACTTGACCAGGAGTATAATGATGCAGTGAACAACAATAACTTGCTTGAAAATCTTAAAAAAGCGCTGGAAAATGATATCAAACTTCATCAGAATCATTTAAGCTCTATTGAAATGTGTACAAACAGACAAAATGATATGGCAGAATATCACAAAGTAATGCTGGATATATTTGCCCTGCAGAGAAAAGAATTGTTTAAAATGAAACGAGAAAAACTCTTCAGTGATGATGAAATCAGAAAAGCAGAATCCCAACTGGATCTTAATGAACTGAAAATTACAGGGAATAAACATTTGTAG
- a CDS encoding alpha/beta hydrolase: MSHILNIKTAGIPLNQAEKALIMIHGRGGSAQDILSLSQHLNVKDYALLAPQALNHTWYPFSFIAPVEQNEPWLSSALEMVDETVKAAVKAGIQPENIYFFGFSQGACLTLEFLARNAQKFGGAAAIIGGVIGDKINRENYKGDFAGTPIFLGTSNPDFHVPVERVYATANILREMNAEVTEKVYANFGHSINEEEIEIANSVIFK, translated from the coding sequence ATGAGTCATATTTTAAATATAAAAACAGCAGGAATACCATTGAATCAGGCAGAAAAAGCTTTGATTATGATTCATGGGCGTGGAGGAAGTGCTCAGGATATTCTGAGTTTATCACAGCATTTAAATGTAAAAGATTATGCCCTGTTAGCGCCACAAGCTCTTAATCACACCTGGTATCCCTTCTCATTTATAGCACCGGTGGAACAAAATGAACCATGGTTATCATCAGCCCTTGAAATGGTTGATGAAACAGTAAAAGCCGCAGTAAAAGCCGGAATTCAACCTGAAAATATATACTTTTTCGGATTTTCTCAGGGAGCCTGCCTTACCCTTGAATTTTTAGCCCGTAATGCGCAGAAATTCGGTGGAGCAGCAGCTATTATCGGCGGGGTGATAGGAGATAAAATTAATAGGGAAAACTATAAAGGCGACTTTGCCGGAACCCCAATTTTTCTGGGAACCAGCAATCCGGATTTTCATGTACCTGTAGAAAGAGTATATGCTACAGCCAATATTTTAAGAGAAATGAATGCTGAGGTAACAGAAAAAGTATATGCTAACTTTGGACATTCTATTAATGAGGAAGAAATTGAAATCGCTAATTCAGTGATATTTAAATAA
- a CDS encoding VOC family protein → MKLITGLHHVTAITGNAQENIDFYTGVLGLRLVKKTVNFDYSDVYHFYFGDEYGTPGTIMTTFPYGKDLINGRHGKGMLNTTAFSVSLEALEYWMNRLEQFNIPFKQPQQRFSDEVFIYLEDFDGLGLELVFNDKDERKGYYNGYIPKGYAIKGIHHVEIWQDGYERTAALLTTQMDHKVIRESSDRLRLGTENMPGKYVDLLSAPNALKGLAGRGTVHHVAFATPDAASQLEMVKRLNAYGLEHTEVKDRKYFTSVYFKEPGGVLFEIATSGPGFDVDEEAAFLGEDLQLPQQFEKRRERLAEVLPVINYPTEKFR, encoded by the coding sequence ATGAAACTTATCACAGGACTGCACCATGTTACGGCAATTACCGGCAATGCACAGGAAAATATAGACTTTTACACAGGAGTTTTAGGACTTCGATTAGTCAAAAAAACGGTTAATTTCGATTACTCAGATGTTTATCATTTTTATTTCGGTGACGAATACGGAACACCGGGAACCATTATGACCACTTTTCCCTATGGCAAAGATTTGATTAATGGAAGACATGGTAAAGGAATGCTCAATACCACTGCTTTTTCAGTTTCTTTAGAAGCCCTGGAGTATTGGATGAACCGTCTCGAGCAGTTTAATATTCCTTTCAAACAACCGCAGCAAAGATTTTCTGATGAAGTTTTCATTTATCTTGAAGATTTTGACGGGCTAGGACTGGAGTTGGTTTTTAATGATAAAGATGAAAGAAAAGGATACTACAATGGGTATATTCCTAAAGGTTATGCCATCAAAGGAATTCATCACGTGGAAATCTGGCAGGATGGTTACGAAAGAACAGCTGCTCTTCTGACGACTCAGATGGATCATAAAGTAATTAGAGAAAGCTCTGACAGATTGAGATTGGGAACAGAAAATATGCCGGGAAAATATGTAGATCTGCTGTCTGCTCCTAACGCATTGAAAGGATTGGCAGGAAGAGGTACGGTTCATCATGTGGCTTTTGCTACTCCTGATGCAGCATCTCAGCTGGAAATGGTAAAAAGATTAAATGCATACGGACTGGAACATACAGAAGTGAAAGACAGAAAATACTTTACATCCGTATATTTTAAAGAGCCTGGAGGTGTTTTATTTGAAATTGCAACTTCCGGCCCCGGATTCGATGTAGATGAAGAAGCAGCGTTTTTAGGAGAAGATCTGCAGTTGCCACAACAATTTGAAAAAAGAAGAGAACGTCTGGCAGAAGTTCTTCCCGTAATTAATTATCCAACAGAAAAATTCAGATAG
- a CDS encoding GNAT family N-acetyltransferase: protein MERTEIVLEGRKGEIQLFSDDHKAGKMDISVIGKKLTVYHTEVNQEYEGKGFAKILLERLVSYARENDLKILPLCPYVHTQFKRHPEEYNDVWLKEEL from the coding sequence ATGGAAAGAACAGAAATAGTTTTAGAAGGAAGAAAAGGCGAAATTCAACTTTTCTCAGACGATCATAAAGCAGGTAAAATGGATATTTCAGTCATTGGAAAAAAGCTGACTGTTTACCATACCGAAGTAAATCAGGAATATGAAGGAAAAGGTTTTGCAAAAATTTTACTGGAAAGGCTGGTTTCCTATGCAAGAGAAAATGATTTGAAAATTTTACCGTTGTGTCCGTATGTTCACACACAGTTCAAACGTCATCCGGAAGAATATAATGATGTCTGGTTGAAGGAAGAACTGTAG